The Rhododendron vialii isolate Sample 1 chromosome 6a, ASM3025357v1 genome includes a window with the following:
- the LOC131330631 gene encoding uncharacterized protein LOC131330631 has translation MQLLPLLSPKTPNSSSRLINFILISSSLCIIYLFLSLVLLHTSNMVSLTSPRAVSSQETSIDHVVFGIASNGNSWLKRKEYVKLWWRPNRMRGCVFLDNMPPNAAPDNDSDSSSLPPICISENTTRFQYTYRGGLRSAIRVARVVSETVALNHSDVRWFVFGDDDTVFFAENLVKTLSKYDHVLWHYVGTNSEIVLQNKFFSFDMAFGGAGFAISYPLAKVLASVFDSCLERYPHLYGSDGRVHACIAELGIGLTHEPGFHQMDVRGNIFGLLAAHPNTPLISLHHLDHTDPIFPNMTTTNALNHLLQASKLDPHRLLQQTVCYDRWFSWTVSVSWGYAVQVFATHVFLPDMIRTEQTFGPWKRGHALGESFRFDTRARHPDPCRRPVVFYFDGAGWGGDGVVESRYRRMTVENCSFDALTSPRKLEEVRVVSRKLELGVKQLQAPRRQCCDLLPSTAGKVMEISIRECGEEELIYMHP, from the exons ATGCAGCTTCTTCCCCTATTATCCCCCAAAACACCAAACTCTTCCTCTCGTCTCATAAACTTCATCTTAATCTCCTCTTCCTTGTGCATCATCTACCTCTTCCTGTCTCTCGTCCTCCTCCACACTTCTAATATGGTGAGCTTAACTTCGCCTCGCGCCGTATCTTCGCAAGAGACCTCTATCGATCACGTCGTTTTTGGTATCGCGTCGAACGGAAACTCGTGGCTGAAAAGGAAAGAGTACGTTAAGCTCTGGTGGAGGCCTAATCGGATGCGGGGGTGCGTGTTCTTGGATAACATGCCCCCGAACGCGGCCCCAGATAATGACTCCGACTCCAGTTCTCTGCCTCCGATATGCATATCGGAAAACACGACCCGGTTTCAGTACACGTACCGGGGCGGGCTCCGGTCGGCGATACGGGTCGCCCGAGTGGTCTCGGAGACCGTGGCTCTGAACCATTCGGATGTGCGGTGGTTCGTGTTCGGGGATGACGATACGGTGTTCTTTGCCGAGAATCTGGTGAAGACTCTGTCCAAGTATGATCATGTGCTGTGGCATTACGTCGGGACGAATTCAGAGATTGTTTTGCAGAACAAATTCTTCTCGTTTGACATGGCGTTTGGCGGGGCAGGTTTTGCGATAAGTTACCCACTGGCTAAGGTTTTGGCGAGTGTTTTTGATTCGTGCTTGGAGAGGTATCCGCATTTGTATGGAAGTGATGGTAGGGTTCATGCCTGTATTGCTGAGCTTGGCATTGGGCTGACTCACGAGCCCGGTTTCCACCAG ATGGACGTCAGGGGCAACATATTCGGTCTCTTAGCAGCGCATCCAAACACGCCGCTAATCTCCCTCCACCACCTTGACCACACCGACCCGATCTTCCCGAACATGACCACCACAAACGCCTTAAACCACCTGCTCCAAGCCTCCAAACTCGACCCTCACCGCCTCCTCCAGCAAACCGTCTGCTACGACCGGTGGTTCTCGTGGACCGTCTCCGTCTCGTGGGGCTACGCCGTCCAAGTGTTTGCCACCCACGTTTTCTTGCCCGACATGATCCGGACCGAACAGACGTTCGGGCCGTGGAAGAGGGGCCATGCATTGGGCGAGTCGTTCAGGTTTGACACAAGGGCTCGACACCCCGACCCGTGTCGTAGGCCCGTTGTGTTCTACTTCGACGGGGCGGGTTGGGGTGGTGATGGGGTTGTGGAGAGTAGGTATAGGAGGATGACTGTTGAGAATTGCTCGTTTGATGCGTTGACTTCCCCAAGGAAGCTTGAGGAGGTTCGAGTGGTGTCGAGGAAGCTGGAGCTTGGTGTCAAACAG TTGCAGGCACCGAGACGGCAGTGTTGTGATTTACTGCCCTCAACAGCTGGGAAAGTAATGGAAATCTCCATTAGAGAATGCGGGGAAGAAGAGTTGATTTACATGCATCCGTAG